The Pseudomonas sp. GD03919 region TGTAGAGCATGATTTATGATCACCGATCCCAATATCCGTACTGATCTCGATGCGGACGGCATTCTGCTCGTCACCATTGATATGCCTGGTCGGGCAATGAATGTGTTTTCCTCCGCGATGATGGATTCGCTGGAAAAAGTGCTGGACCTGGTCGAGCGGGAACCGTCCGTTCGGGGCCTGGTCATCACCTCCGGCAAGCAGGCATTTCTGGCGGGTGCCGATCTGGAAATGATCCGTATGTTCACGGATCGGGCCGAGGTCGACTCGCCCGCGCAGTTGCATGACCTGTGCGGACGGCTGGGCCGCCTGTTCCTGCGCCTCGAGCGAATCGACAAGCCGAGTGTCGCAGCCGTCAACGGCCTGGCCCTGGGCGGTGGTCTCGAACTGGCCCTGGCATGTCATCAGCGTGTCGCGGTCGACAGTGACGCGGTGCTGCTCGGGCTGCCGGAAATCAAGCTGGGGCTGTTGCCGGGAGCCGGCGGCACCCAGCGCCTGCCGCGTCTGATCGAGATCGACAAGGCGCTTGCCATGCTGCTGGGCGGCGATCCCGTCGGCAGCCGGGAGGCGCTGGAACTGGGCCTGGTGGATCGCCTGAGTCCGGCATCCGGGCTGATTGCCACGGCCAAGGCGCTGGTGCTGGAGCCGCGGCGCACACAGGCCGACTGGTATGCCGCGGATTTTGCCGTGGATAGCTCGGTATTCGATGCCGGCGGGGCCGATCCTTTCGCCAGCCTGTGCAAGGCGCTGGACATCAGTACCTATCAGCGCAGCCGCTATCCGGCCTATGAGGCCATCATGAACTGCGTTTACCAGGGGCTGCCGCTGGATATGCCGGCGGCGGTCAGCCTGGAAATGGATATATTCGTCGAGCTGATCCGCGATCCGGTGGCCGGCAACATGGTCAAGACCCTGTTCCTGGAGCGGCAGAAGGCGGCCAAGCTGCGGCCGGGCGAGTCCTTCAGGAGCGCGCGTATCGCGTTGGCGGGGGCTGAGCTGGCCGATCTGGGTCGGCAGCTGGAGAAGCGCCGCGCGCAACTGGCCGACGCCAGTGCGATCGGTGAAGACGATGTCCTGGTGCTGGCCCGGGGCGCGGCGGGAGGCAAAGGCCTCAAGGTCCATTGGCTGGCTGACGGCGCCGCCAGTCTTGAGCCGGGCTCGATCGGTCTGTGGGTGTCCGCGAAGGGCGCCAATGGCTGCGCCGCGGAAATTTTCCAGGCCGGCGCCGCTGT contains the following coding sequences:
- a CDS encoding enoyl-CoA hydratase-related protein; translation: MITDPNIRTDLDADGILLVTIDMPGRAMNVFSSAMMDSLEKVLDLVEREPSVRGLVITSGKQAFLAGADLEMIRMFTDRAEVDSPAQLHDLCGRLGRLFLRLERIDKPSVAAVNGLALGGGLELALACHQRVAVDSDAVLLGLPEIKLGLLPGAGGTQRLPRLIEIDKALAMLLGGDPVGSREALELGLVDRLSPASGLIATAKALVLEPRRTQADWYAADFAVDSSVFDAGGADPFASLCKALDISTYQRSRYPAYEAIMNCVYQGLPLDMPAAVSLEMDIFVELIRDPVAGNMVKTLFLERQKAAKLRPGESFRSARIALAGAELADLGRQLEKRRAQLADASAIGEDDVLVLARGAAGGKGLKVHWLADGAASLEPGSIGLWVSAKGANGCAAEIFQAGAAVDCREREAALLVASLLGASCLLSHGARPLLPFLNALGLQCAARGCSEEERLAIMAMAALQDWNAGLVEQPDMVDMACVIADIYPSFSGGPFKFLRNLGLEQARILVEACRVRHGELLSGEQDMSGYFSRHGRSR